One window of the Trifolium pratense cultivar HEN17-A07 linkage group LG2, ARS_RC_1.1, whole genome shotgun sequence genome contains the following:
- the LOC123908793 gene encoding F-box protein At4g00755-like, whose translation MIFGKISEVKTKMDFIQWLGPDMSIKVLSYLDHPCDLVRVSSVSRSWNRFVIENGLCKQLFFEMFPEISDVVDSVEVDNMMIEPVTNMLDNCANWECLKREHKAYAVMAFKLKPYVKNCISKAIAASSTNNYPEESIVNTLEPGDRTENRASYWLSEGQSSPGVPESLVYKLCSKICLITKIRVQPFQAYFQDGSPIYSAYTIRFRIGHPRHHIKLESAIAHGIATSNMVGDTTQFVWTYTSPYYQMLQENQLQEFTLPEPALGIGGVLLVELRGRVQQQGLYYYIGISHVQVVGLPILQAFDVKTYQPSGKYTLKYCPPDNCIYSASSSRSDSNNHSRLWSLTSSITKLDVILFMMHCLVLVLGILLLMTKKL comes from the exons ATGATATTTGGGAAGATATCTGAAGTGAAAACCAAAATGGATTTCATTCAATGGCTTGGACCTGATATGTCAATTAAGGTTCTCAGCTATTTGGATCACCCTTGTGACCTTGTTCGTGTATCTTCTGTTTCTAGAAGTTGGAACCGATTTG TTATTGAAAATGGCCTCTGCAAGCAACTTTTCTTCGAAATGTTTCCTGAAATATCTGATGTTGTTGATAGTGTTGAGGTGGACAACATGATGATTGAACCTGTAACCAACATGCTTGACAACTGTGCAAATTGGGAGTGTCTTAAAAGAGAACATAAAGCTTATGCTGTCATGGCTTTTAAATTAAAACCTTATGTGAAAAACTGCATTTCAAAAGCCATTGCTGCATCCAGCACTAATAATTATCCAGAAGAAAGCATTGTGAATACATTGGAGCCCGGGGATAGAACTGAAAATAGGGCATCATACTGGTTAAGTGAAGGGCAGAGCTCACCTGGGGTTCCCGAATCTTTGGTTTATAAGCTATGTTCCAAAATATGTCTTATCACAAAGATTCGTGTCCAACCATTCCAAG CATATTTTCAAGATGGCTCCCCTATATATTCAGCTTACACTATCCGATTCAGAATTGGCCATCCGAGACACCATATAAAATTAGAGAGTGCTATAGCTCATGGTATTGCTACTAGTAACATGGTGGGGGATACAACTCAATTTGTATGGACATACACTTCCCCTTATTATCAAATGTTAcag GAAAACCAGCTGCAAGAATTTACGCTACCCGAACCTGCTCTGGGCATTGGAGGTGTGTTACTAGTGGAGCTGCGTGGAAGAGTTCAACAGCAAGGACTCTATTACTACATTGG CATCTCCCATGTTCAAGTAGTAGGACTACCAATTTTACAGGCATTTGATGTTAAAACTTACCAACCATCAGGAAAATACACCTTGAAATACTGTCCTcctgataattgtatatattcAGCATCATCGTCAAGAAGTGACTCCAACAATCACTCACGCCTGTGGTCATTAACCTCGAGCATAACGAAGTTGGATGTGATACTTTTCATGATGCACTGTTTGGTTCTGGTTTTGGGGatattgttgttgatgactaaAAAACTTTAA